In a genomic window of Cryptococcus depauperatus CBS 7841 chromosome 8, complete sequence:
- a CDS encoding pre-mRNA-splicing factor CEF1 yields MRVIVKGGVWRNTEDEILKAAISKYGKNQWARISSLLVRKTPKQCKARWYEWLDPSIKKVEWSKTEDEKLLHLAKLMPTQWRTIAPIVGRTATQCLERYQKLLDDAETRDNDELGLGAGEDEASKPAADARGIKPGEIDTDPETRPARPDPIDMDDDEKEMLSEARARLANTQGKKAKRKARERQLEEARRLAFLQKKRELKAAGINLRAKPKKKGMDYNADIPFEKQPAPGFYDVTEENAKVYDAPVGSTLRALEGKRKQELDEIEERKKRQKKEDGKSNQTQQFVAAREAQIKKLKEQEQVIRRRKLNLPIPQVGERELEDIVKIGQAGELARELVGEGNQATEGLLGEYESLSQAKMARTPAMAPQEDNIMTEARNLRNIMAAQTPLLGEENTPLHGATAGTGFEGATPRHGVAATPNPLATPVRGNGVTPSHATPGISATPYRDDLNINEGSAWGKTPRDEKRRLVDSRRALKAGFAALPKPENNFELAETEKDEAEETTELRTEEDAAERDAKLKAAREEEERRELKRRSLVVKKGLPRPVNVNTYKILDDLNAVETETDEDMARAFKLVNLEVALLMKHDSIAHPLPGTSVPGGTPSDYDQPEDTYVEEAKKAVHIELAGIMELPGATDEQIRVAIGAAAEEDSIAFVNAWAEEGQNLIFNPNSRSWIEKSSLSSDQLSAYYVAMVDSCRERVIAEATKAAKAEKKLGKQLGGYQVLNDKTKKNILEVMEEILQSKRDLETFLMLKGIEEAAVPGRLEKIRDEVAVLERRERDLQARYAELNDRRREKIVSIEQLEEDKVILAAQAALEAREESDGDAKINGV; encoded by the exons ATG CGAGTCATTGTCAAGGGTGGTGTGTGGCGTAACACGGAAGATGAAATCTTGAAAGCCGCAATATCAAAATATGGCAAGAAC CAATGGGCTCGTATTTCTTCGTTATTGGTCAGGAAAACCCCAAAGCAATGTAAAGCGAGATGGTATGAGTGGCTGGATCCGTCTATCAAAAAAGTAGAGTGGTCAAAG actgaagatgagaaactACTTCATCTAGCGAAGCTCATGCCCACACAGTGGCGAACTATTGCCCCTATCGTAGGCCGGACAGCAACCCAATGTCTCGAACGATATCAAAAACTCCTTGACGACGCAGAGACTCGGGATAATGATGAGCTGGGTCTGGGagctggagaagatgaggctAGCAAGCCAGCTGCAGATGCTAGGGGAATAAAGCCTGGAGAAATTGATACTGACCCAGAAACGAGACCTGCTAGACCTGATCCCATTGATATGGACGATGATG AGAAGGAAATGCTTTCCGAGGCGCGAGCTAGATTAGCAAACACTCAGGggaaaaaagcaaaaagaaaggctCGCGAGAGGCAATTAGAAGAAGCTCGACGACTTGCGTTTTTGCAAAAGAAGCGAGAATTAAAGGCTGCTGGTATCAATCTTCGAGCCAAaccaaagaagaagggaatGGATTACAACGCCGATATTCCATTCGAAAAGCAGCCTGCACCCGGTTTTTACGATGTCACTGAGGAAAACGCTAAAGTCTATGATGCTCCGGTTGGTTCTACACTTCGAGCGCTTGAAGGCAAACGCAAACAAGAacttgatgagattgaggaaCGTAAAAAACGtcaaaagaaggaggacGGCAAGTCTAACCAGACTCAACAATTCGTTGCTGCTCGAGAAGCGCAGATCAAGAAGctcaaagaacaagaacaAGTTATCAGACGACGAAAATTGAACCTCCCTATCCCTCAAGTTGGCGAGCGAGAATTGGAGGATATAGTCAAAATTGGGCAGGCTGGCGAATTGGCTAGAGAATTGGTCGGAGAAGGAAACCAAGCAACAGAGGGCTTGTTGGGAGAATATGAGAGTTTGAGTCAGGccaagatggcaagaacaCCAGCAATGGCGCCTCAAG AAGACAACATCATGACAGAAGCTAGAAATCTTCGTAATATTATGGCTGCACAAACTCCTTTGCTTGGTGAAGAGAACACTCCCCTCCATGGTGCTACAGCAGGCACTGGTTTTGAAGGAGCCACACCTCGACATGGTGTTGCTGCTACACCAAACCCTCTGGCTACCCCTGTTCGTGGCAACGGTGTCACTCCAAGCCATGCTACTCCTGGTATAAGTGCTACTCCTTATCGAGATGATCTCAACATCAATGAAGGCAGTGCATGGGGCAAAACTccaagagatgaaaagaggcGGCTAGTGGATTCCAGACGAGCATTGAAAGCTGGCTTTGCAGCGCTGCCAAAACCTGAAAACAACTTTGAACTTGCTGAAACTGAAAAGGATGAGGCAGAAGAAACGACTGAACTTAGAACCGAGGAGGACGCTGCTGAACGAGATGCTAAACTCAAGGCTGCtcgagaagaggaggaacGCCGAGAACTTAAGAGAAGGAGTTTGGTTGTCAAAAAGGGGTTACCACGACCTGTCAACGTCAACACTTACAAAATCCTAGATGATTTGAACGCGGTCGAAACCGAAACCGATGAAGACATGGCAAGAGCTTTCAAGCTCGTCAATCTAGAAGTTGCTTTATTAATGAAGCATGATTCAATTGCTCATCCTCTACCTGGTACTTCAGTTCCTGGCGGAACACCTTCGGATTATGACCAGCCAGAAGACACTTATGTTgaggaagcaaagaaggCAGTTCATATCGAACTGGCTGGCATTATGGAATTGCCTGGAGCCACAGATGAACAGATAAGGGTGGCTATTGGCGCGGCCGCCGAGGAAGATAGCATTGCGTTCGTCAATGCCTGGGCAGAGGAAGGTCAAAACCTCATATTTAATCCGAATAGCAGATCGTGGATTGAAAAATCTTCCCTTTCATCCGATCAACTTTCGGCTTACTATGTTGCCATGGTGGACTCTTGTCGAGAACGTGTCATTGCAGAGGCCACAAAAGCTGCCAAGGCTGAGAAaaagcttggaaaacaaCTGGGTGGCTACCAAGTATTGAACgacaagaccaagaaaaACATTCTAGAAgtgatggaagaaattcttcaaagcaaaagagactTGGAAACATTCCTTATGCTCAAGGGTATTGAAGAGGCAGCCGTACCAGGaagattagaaaagatTAGAGACGAGGTGGCTGTCCTCgaaagaagggagagaGACTTGCAAGCTAGATACGCCGAACTGAATGACAGAAGAAGGGAGAAGATAGTCTCTATTGAACAA cttgaggaagacaagGTTATCCTTGCTGCACAAGCGGCTTTAGAGGCACGGGAAGAGTCAGACGGAGATGCCAAGATTAATGGAGTCTAA